From Acidobacteriota bacterium, one genomic window encodes:
- a CDS encoding 50S ribosomal protein L1 — protein MAKKGKKYRSALEKIEPNKKYTLEEGLAKLKEIAFAKFDETVELTMWLGVDPRKADQMVRGTVVLPNGLGGKAKVVVVVAQGDKIREAEEAGADFAGGEDIVDRIKGGWLDFDALIATPDMMGKIGALGKVLGPRGLMPNPKTGTVTMDVKTAIEETKAGKVEYRVDKTGVIHSPVGKVSFDAEKLLENTRVLINAVMKAKPTTAKGRYLKKINLAATMSPGVLLDELAFV, from the coding sequence ATGGCAAAAAAAGGAAAGAAATACAGATCGGCTCTTGAGAAGATCGAGCCGAACAAGAAATACACGCTCGAAGAAGGACTGGCAAAGCTGAAGGAAATCGCGTTTGCCAAGTTTGACGAAACGGTCGAACTGACAATGTGGCTCGGTGTCGACCCGCGAAAGGCCGACCAGATGGTTCGCGGAACGGTTGTTCTCCCGAACGGACTCGGCGGTAAGGCAAAGGTCGTCGTGGTCGTCGCGCAAGGCGACAAGATCCGCGAAGCCGAAGAAGCAGGTGCCGATTTTGCGGGCGGCGAGGATATCGTCGACCGCATCAAGGGCGGCTGGCTCGACTTCGACGCGTTGATCGCCACACCCGATATGATGGGCAAAATCGGTGCGCTCGGAAAAGTGCTCGGTCCCCGCGGTCTAATGCCCAATCCCAAAACAGGCACGGTGACGATGGACGTCAAAACCGCGATCGAAGAAACGAAAGCGGGTAAGGTCGAATATCGCGTCGACAAAACGGGCGTCATCCATTCACCCGTCGGTAAAGTGTCTTTTGACGCGGAGAAGCTTTTGGAAAACACGAGAGTTTTGATCAACGCCGTTATGAAGGCCAAACCCACCACGGCGAAAGGCCGTTACCTCAAGAAGATCAATCTTGCGGCGACAATGAGCCCGGGCGTTCTGCTCGATGAGTTGGCATTTGTTTAA
- the rplL gene encoding 50S ribosomal protein L7/L12, with product MAVTKDDVIEYLKGITLLEASELVKELEEVFGVSAAAAAAPMMVAAAPGGDGAAAEAEKDTFDVILTAPGAAKINVIKVVREVVSGLGLKEAKDLVDAAPKAIKEGVSKDEAEEIKAKLTEAGATVEIK from the coding sequence ATGGCAGTTACAAAAGATGATGTTATTGAGTATTTGAAAGGAATCACGCTTCTTGAAGCGTCGGAGTTGGTCAAGGAACTTGAAGAAGTTTTCGGTGTTTCGGCCGCTGCAGCTGCGGCTCCGATGATGGTCGCGGCCGCTCCCGGAGGCGACGGCGCTGCTGCCGAAGCCGAGAAGGACACGTTTGATGTTATTCTGACCGCGCCCGGCGCTGCAAAGATCAACGTTATCAAGGTTGTCCGCGAAGTTGTTTCGGGTCTTGGACTTAAGGAAGCCAAGGACCTCGTCGATGCGGCTCCGAAGGCCATCAAAGAAGGCGTTTCGAAGGATGAGGCCGAAGAAATCAAGGCCAAACTCACCGAAGCCGGCGCGACTGTTGAGATCAAGTAA
- a CDS encoding 50S ribosomal protein L10: MKTREQKQIDLNALTTELSNSKSAMIVSFNKLTVSKDQEFRHQLREVGAKYQVVKNTIARLAVKGTPYEEASEHFKGVTGIVWTESDPVVLSKTVSKFIKDNADFFSFKAGVVDGKVVNLSQVEAIASLPSKEELISKLLYVINAQAQRIVTVINAVPRDLAVVIKQIGEQKQA, translated from the coding sequence ATGAAAACCAGAGAGCAAAAACAGATCGATTTGAACGCCCTCACGACCGAGTTGAGCAATTCGAAATCCGCGATGATCGTCAGCTTCAACAAGCTGACCGTCTCGAAAGACCAGGAATTCCGGCATCAGCTTCGTGAAGTCGGCGCCAAGTACCAGGTGGTCAAGAACACGATCGCCCGGCTCGCCGTCAAGGGCACGCCGTACGAAGAGGCAAGTGAGCACTTCAAGGGCGTGACAGGCATCGTTTGGACGGAAAGCGACCCGGTCGTTTTGTCGAAAACCGTCTCGAAATTTATCAAGGACAACGCCGACTTCTTTTCATTCAAGGCCGGCGTCGTCGATGGCAAGGTCGTCAACCTCAGTCAGGTTGAAGCGATCGCCAGCTTGCCTTCGAAAGAAGAGCTTATCTCGAAACTGCTTTACGTTATCAACGCCCAGGCGCAGCGAATCGTTACGGTCATCAATGCCGTTCCGCGCGATCTGGCAGTTGTCATCAAGCAGATCGGAGAGCAAAAGCAAGCCTAG
- the rpoB gene encoding DNA-directed RNA polymerase subunit beta, protein MIANPLQNNTNGLGRRTSQAPQRVDFSKIYTSARIPNLIEVQRESYNRFLQMDLIPEEREPVGLQSVFRSIFPVSDFRQTATLEYVEYQIGNWQCKCGNLEGLEHLRANCKSCGSKVKVDPFNPAEVLCNSCGTFNAVRPNLCSNCGEPVGLKHKHDQQECQERGMSYSVPLKVKIRLTVYDKDVETGVSTIRDIKEEEVFFGEIPLMTDNGTFIINGTERVIVSQLHRSPGVFFKGERDTFLAKVIPYRGSWVEFEFDQKGILYARLGKRKILATIFLRALGLWLNPQIDMKTISDNILEEVIKNSEFGNGEILRMFYTNDEVSVKKGKLYVKVKPEGPTNLEGMKSEEDIKADGDDVVRVGKKITKMALRELRKLGTEQVEVGQHDFEGAFALSDVVNTETGEVIAEANSEITPAKLQQIVEEGVASFHVFFPEKDVVGGIITQTLKKDTINKPVDALLEIYRKMRPGDPPTVPTAYRLLEGMFFDARRFDLSRVGRLKFNIKMNRPERDNIDNPLLEAGDFLEVVRYLLKMKRDSDNFGQDDIDHLGNRRVRAVGELLENQFRIGLERMERAIKEKMSIQQDMFTTMPRDLVNAKPVTAAVREFFGSSQLSQFMDQTNPLSEITHKRRLSALGPGGLSRERAGFEVRDVHPTHYGRICPIETPEGPNIGLISSLSCFARINEFGFIESPYRKVENGRVIEYVVIHNGGDTAFKPKQHVPLEDVEAANKKLKANQRQAEFEPFPFYLTAWEEDKWIIGQANIELDEDGNFVNERNAARQKGEFITADRADIQYMDVSPKQLVSVAASLIPFLENDDANRALMGSNMQRQSVPLLLAEAPYVGTGMEKVAARDSGAVVIAKRDGVVDYVDSERIIVKADHNVDGTISREVTADIYSLVKFKRSNQNTCINQRPIVQVGERVMKGQVIADGPCTDKGELALGRNVLVSFMPWRGYNFEDAILVSERLVKDDYYTSIHIEELEIEARDTKLGPEEITRDIPNIGENMLRDLDESGIIRIGAQVKPGSILVGKVTPKGETQLTAEEKLLRAIFGEKAGDVKDASLTCPPGIDGTVVDVQVFTRKGQEKDERSRDIEGMQEDALRRDLEDEIRILTEQRDSRIYELFDGRTLTKDVSDGNTILLKKGETLTKEKLQGVELRHLRKADVSAGTIDVAAEIKEYEQRTSRQINILSDIYEEKITKLKQGDELPPGVIKLVKVFVAMKRKLSVGDKMAGRHGNKGVIARILPEEDMPYLPDGTPVEIVLNPLGVPSRMNVGQILETHLGWAARVLGLHFATPVFDGASEEEIKTFIGKANERYDELNIPPSVGPSGKTRLYDGMTGEQFEQKVTVGYIYMLKLSHLVDDKIHARSIGPYSLITQQPLGGKAQFGGQRFGEMEVWALEAYGAAHILQELLTCKSDDVAGRSKIYETIVKGDSDFQPGIPESFNVLVRELQSLCLDVELITEDEIDPDAALEGVGELVGAD, encoded by the coding sequence ATGATTGCTAATCCGCTACAAAACAACACGAACGGTCTCGGACGCCGCACAAGTCAGGCGCCGCAACGTGTGGATTTTTCGAAGATCTACACGTCGGCGCGGATTCCGAATCTGATCGAAGTACAGCGTGAATCCTACAATCGCTTTCTTCAGATGGACCTTATCCCGGAAGAACGTGAACCAGTCGGGCTCCAGTCGGTCTTCAGGTCCATCTTTCCGGTTTCGGACTTTCGTCAGACGGCCACGCTTGAGTATGTCGAATATCAGATCGGCAACTGGCAATGCAAATGCGGCAACCTTGAAGGGCTCGAGCATCTTCGTGCGAACTGCAAAAGCTGCGGTTCAAAGGTCAAGGTCGATCCGTTCAACCCCGCGGAAGTGCTCTGCAACAGCTGCGGAACGTTCAACGCCGTTCGCCCGAACCTCTGCTCGAATTGCGGAGAACCGGTCGGTCTGAAACACAAGCACGATCAGCAGGAATGTCAGGAACGCGGAATGAGCTACAGCGTTCCGCTGAAGGTTAAGATACGTTTGACGGTTTACGATAAAGACGTCGAAACCGGAGTTTCGACCATCCGCGATATCAAAGAAGAGGAGGTTTTCTTCGGCGAGATTCCGCTGATGACTGACAACGGAACGTTTATCATCAACGGCACGGAACGCGTCATCGTCTCGCAGCTTCATCGCAGCCCGGGCGTATTCTTCAAAGGTGAACGCGACACGTTCCTCGCGAAGGTAATTCCCTATCGCGGCTCGTGGGTCGAGTTTGAATTCGACCAGAAAGGAATTCTCTACGCTCGTCTCGGAAAGCGAAAGATCCTCGCGACGATCTTTCTGCGCGCGCTTGGACTGTGGCTGAATCCGCAGATCGATATGAAGACGATCTCGGACAACATACTTGAAGAAGTCATCAAGAACTCGGAGTTCGGAAACGGCGAGATTCTTCGGATGTTCTACACGAACGACGAAGTGTCGGTAAAGAAAGGAAAGCTCTACGTCAAGGTCAAGCCGGAAGGTCCGACAAACCTCGAGGGTATGAAGTCCGAAGAGGACATCAAGGCCGATGGCGACGATGTCGTTCGCGTCGGCAAAAAGATCACCAAGATGGCGCTGCGCGAATTGCGCAAGCTCGGAACCGAGCAGGTTGAGGTCGGACAACACGATTTTGAAGGCGCCTTCGCGCTTTCGGATGTCGTCAACACTGAAACCGGCGAGGTAATCGCCGAAGCCAACAGCGAGATCACACCGGCGAAACTTCAGCAGATCGTTGAAGAAGGCGTCGCTTCGTTCCACGTGTTCTTTCCGGAAAAAGACGTCGTCGGCGGAATCATCACCCAGACGCTGAAAAAGGACACGATCAACAAACCGGTCGACGCGCTGCTCGAAATTTACCGCAAGATGCGCCCCGGCGATCCGCCGACGGTTCCGACCGCTTACCGCCTGCTTGAAGGTATGTTCTTCGACGCCCGCCGCTTCGATCTTTCGCGTGTCGGCCGACTGAAGTTCAACATCAAGATGAATCGGCCAGAACGCGACAACATCGACAATCCGCTTCTCGAAGCCGGAGATTTTCTCGAAGTCGTCCGGTATCTGTTGAAGATGAAGCGCGACAGCGACAACTTTGGGCAGGACGATATCGATCATCTCGGTAACCGCCGCGTCCGCGCGGTCGGCGAACTGCTCGAGAATCAGTTCCGCATCGGTCTCGAGCGAATGGAACGCGCGATCAAGGAAAAGATGTCCATTCAACAGGATATGTTTACGACGATGCCGCGCGATCTGGTCAATGCCAAGCCGGTGACGGCCGCGGTCCGCGAATTTTTCGGATCGTCGCAGTTGTCGCAGTTTATGGACCAAACGAATCCGCTGTCCGAAATCACGCACAAACGCCGCTTGTCCGCACTCGGACCGGGCGGTCTGTCGCGCGAGCGGGCCGGTTTCGAAGTCCGCGACGTTCACCCGACGCACTATGGCCGCATCTGTCCGATCGAGACGCCTGAAGGTCCGAACATCGGACTCATCTCGTCTCTCTCGTGCTTTGCGCGGATCAACGAATTCGGGTTCATCGAGTCGCCGTACCGCAAGGTCGAGAACGGACGGGTTATCGAATATGTCGTGATCCATAACGGCGGCGACACGGCGTTCAAACCGAAGCAGCACGTTCCGCTCGAGGACGTCGAAGCGGCCAACAAGAAACTCAAAGCGAACCAACGCCAGGCCGAGTTCGAACCGTTCCCGTTCTATCTGACCGCGTGGGAAGAAGACAAATGGATCATCGGACAGGCAAACATCGAACTCGACGAAGACGGCAATTTCGTCAACGAACGCAATGCCGCGCGGCAAAAGGGTGAATTCATCACCGCCGACCGCGCCGACATTCAGTATATGGACGTTTCGCCGAAACAACTCGTTTCGGTCGCCGCGAGCCTGATCCCTTTTCTCGAAAACGATGATGCCAACCGCGCCTTGATGGGTTCGAACATGCAGCGTCAGTCGGTTCCGCTTCTGCTTGCGGAAGCGCCGTACGTCGGGACGGGTATGGAGAAGGTCGCCGCGCGCGACTCGGGCGCGGTCGTCATCGCGAAACGTGACGGAGTGGTCGATTACGTCGATTCCGAGCGCATCATCGTCAAGGCCGACCATAACGTCGACGGCACGATCTCGCGCGAGGTAACGGCTGACATTTACAGTCTCGTCAAATTCAAGCGGTCGAACCAGAACACCTGTATCAATCAGCGACCGATCGTTCAGGTCGGCGAACGCGTGATGAAAGGACAGGTGATCGCGGACGGCCCGTGTACCGACAAGGGCGAGCTCGCTCTCGGACGCAACGTGCTCGTCTCGTTCATGCCGTGGCGCGGCTACAACTTCGAGGACGCGATCCTCGTTTCGGAACGCCTCGTGAAGGATGACTACTACACGTCGATCCATATCGAGGAACTCGAGATCGAAGCCCGCGACACGAAACTCGGGCCCGAGGAGATCACCCGCGATATCCCGAACATCGGCGAGAATATGCTTCGCGATCTCGATGAATCGGGAATCATCCGAATCGGCGCGCAGGTCAAGCCCGGCTCGATCCTCGTCGGCAAGGTGACGCCGAAGGGCGAAACTCAGTTGACCGCGGAAGAAAAACTGCTCCGCGCGATCTTCGGCGAGAAAGCCGGCGACGTTAAGGACGCAAGTTTGACGTGCCCGCCGGGAATCGACGGTACGGTCGTCGACGTTCAGGTCTTCACCCGCAAGGGCCAGGAGAAAGACGAACGTTCACGCGATATCGAGGGAATGCAGGAAGACGCGCTGCGGCGCGACCTTGAGGACGAGATCCGCATCTTGACCGAGCAGCGTGATTCGCGAATCTACGAACTTTTTGACGGACGCACGCTGACGAAAGATGTTTCGGACGGCAACACGATCCTTCTCAAAAAGGGCGAAACTCTGACGAAGGAGAAACTTCAGGGCGTCGAACTTCGCCATCTGCGAAAGGCGGACGTTTCAGCCGGAACGATCGACGTCGCGGCGGAGATCAAGGAATACGAACAGCGCACTTCGCGCCAGATCAACATCCTGAGCGATATCTACGAGGAAAAGATCACCAAGCTCAAGCAGGGTGACGAACTTCCGCCGGGAGTTATCAAACTGGTCAAGGTTTTCGTCGCGATGAAGCGCAAGCTTTCGGTCGGAGACAAAATGGCCGGACGTCACGGCAACAAGGGCGTGATCGCGCGCATTCTGCCGGAAGAGGATATGCCTTATCTTCCCGACGGAACGCCGGTCGAGATCGTTCTCAATCCGCTCGGCGTGCCGTCGCGTATGAACGTCGGACAGATTCTTGAAACGCATCTCGGTTGGGCCGCGCGCGTTCTCGGTCTGCACTTCGCGACGCCGGTCTTCGACGGAGCAAGTGAAGAAGAGATCAAGACGTTCATCGGCAAAGCCAACGAGCGTTACGACGAACTCAACATCCCGCCGTCGGTCGGACCGTCAGGCAAAACGCGTCTTTACGACGGGATGACGGGCGAACAGTTCGAGCAGAAAGTGACCGTCGGTTACATCTATATGCTCAAACTTTCGCACTTGGTCGACGATAAGATCCACGCGCGTTCGATCGGACCGTACTCGCTCATCACCCAGCAACCGCTCGGTGGCAAGGCGCAGTTCGGCGGACAGCGTTTCGGTGAAATGGAAGTGTGGGCGCTCGAAGCTTACGGCGCGGCGCACATCCTGCAGGAACTTCTGACCTGCAAATCCGATGACGTTGCCGGTCGGTCGAAGATCTACGAAACGATCGTCAAGGGCGATTCGGACTTCCAGCCGGGAATTCCTGAATCGTTCAACGTTCTCGTACGCGAACTCCAATCGCTGTGTCTCGATGTCGAACTCATTACCGAAGATGAGATCGATCCGGACGCGGCTCTCGAAGGTGTCGGTGAATTGGTAGGAGCAGACTAG